In Pelagibius sp. CAU 1746, the following proteins share a genomic window:
- a CDS encoding fumarylacetoacetate hydrolase family protein — translation MSFVISPPKPAVIPVRGSDAVFPVHRIYCVGRNYAAHTIEMGGDPDREEPFFFQKNPDNLVTGGGDFPYPPQSSDVHHEIEMAVALSKGGKDIPLDKAMEHVWGYGVALDMTRRDLQGVAKKAGRPWEVGKAFEHSAPCSDLVPAGEIGHPDKGAIWLKVNGETRQEGDLGQMIWKVPEMICYLSGLFELAPGDVILSGTPSGVAAVSRGDVLHGHIDGVGELHTKVV, via the coding sequence ATGAGTTTCGTGATTTCGCCGCCCAAGCCCGCCGTGATCCCGGTGCGCGGAAGCGACGCTGTCTTCCCGGTCCACCGCATCTACTGCGTCGGGCGCAACTACGCCGCCCACACCATCGAGATGGGCGGCGACCCGGACCGTGAGGAGCCTTTCTTCTTCCAGAAGAACCCGGACAACCTGGTGACCGGCGGGGGCGATTTCCCCTACCCGCCGCAGTCGAGCGACGTGCACCACGAGATCGAGATGGCCGTGGCCCTGTCGAAGGGCGGCAAGGACATCCCCCTCGACAAGGCCATGGAGCACGTCTGGGGCTACGGCGTCGCCCTGGACATGACGCGCCGCGATCTGCAGGGCGTGGCCAAGAAGGCGGGCCGGCCCTGGGAAGTGGGCAAGGCCTTCGAGCATTCCGCCCCCTGCAGCGACCTGGTCCCGGCCGGCGAGATCGGCCATCCGGACAAGGGCGCCATCTGGCTGAAGGTGAACGGCGAGACCCGCCAGGAGGGCGACCTGGGCCAGATGATCTGGAAGGTGCCGGAGATGATCTGCTACCTCTCCGGACTCTTCGAGCTGGCGCCGGGCGACGTGATCCTGTCGGGCACGCCCTCCGGCGTCGCGGCGGTCAGCCGCGGCGACGTGCTGCACGGCCACATCGACGGCGTCGGCGAGCTGCATACCAAGGTCGTCTGA
- a CDS encoding adenylate/guanylate cyclase domain-containing protein — MERRLTTILSIDVVGYSRLMGEDEAGTLAALKSLRRNFIDPKAQQYHGRTVKLMGDGALMEFASVVDAVSFATELQIGRRRQAEEAPDHPQIQLRIGINIGDIIVEGDDIYGDGVNLTARLEAICDPGGVCLSRSAYNQVKGKLDLTFENLGERQVKNIAEPVTVYRIALDDKAAALVTPLAGAAAAPWRGRRAAIFAAAAVLLVAIAALAWRQPWVPREEPASLDRMALPLPDKPSIAVLPFDNLSGDPEQEYFADGMTEDLITDLSKIAGLFVISRNSSFFYKDKAVQVHKVAEDLGVRYVLEGSVRRAGDQVRINTQLIDATTGGHIWAERYDRDLENIFAVQDAILEQIVQALELHLTDNDQVQPAETADMEAYDLMLRARKLLTRFDRTAALEARDLLQRAIELDPSYAEAHSLLGFHFFDEWRVWGQGPKNNLARAEELGAKAAELAPRNPAPHALLAMVYQWRRDFADAATEVDKALALEPREAITLSNLGSVLVYSGRGEEAVAALTQAIRLDPFHPPNYLEWLGNAYWLQENPELCIEVAERGVALEPDYVSLHVVLAVCYGALGMTEKARAAADEIRKINPHFTLQAYADYAPYTNDHDRERRVELLRAAGVPE; from the coding sequence TTGGAACGTCGTCTTACCACCATCCTCTCCATCGACGTCGTCGGCTACAGCCGCCTGATGGGTGAAGACGAGGCCGGCACACTGGCGGCTCTCAAGTCCCTCCGCCGGAATTTCATCGACCCGAAGGCGCAGCAGTATCATGGCCGCACCGTGAAACTGATGGGCGACGGCGCGCTGATGGAGTTCGCCAGCGTCGTCGACGCGGTCTCCTTCGCGACCGAATTGCAGATCGGCCGTCGCCGGCAGGCAGAAGAAGCCCCGGATCACCCGCAGATTCAGCTCCGGATCGGCATCAATATCGGCGACATCATCGTCGAGGGCGACGACATCTACGGCGATGGCGTCAACCTTACGGCGCGCCTGGAGGCGATCTGCGACCCCGGCGGCGTGTGCCTGTCGCGCAGTGCCTACAATCAGGTGAAGGGAAAACTGGACCTCACCTTCGAGAACCTCGGCGAGCGGCAGGTCAAGAACATCGCCGAGCCGGTCACGGTCTACCGGATCGCGCTGGACGACAAGGCCGCGGCCCTGGTCACGCCGCTGGCCGGGGCTGCCGCTGCGCCGTGGCGCGGCCGCCGCGCGGCTATCTTCGCGGCGGCGGCCGTGCTGCTCGTCGCGATCGCGGCCCTGGCCTGGCGCCAGCCCTGGGTTCCGCGGGAAGAACCGGCCTCGCTGGACCGCATGGCGCTGCCGCTGCCGGACAAGCCTTCGATAGCCGTCCTGCCCTTCGACAACCTCTCGGGCGACCCGGAGCAAGAATACTTCGCCGACGGCATGACCGAGGACCTCATAACCGACTTGTCCAAGATAGCCGGTCTCTTCGTCATCTCCCGCAACTCTTCCTTCTTCTACAAGGACAAGGCCGTCCAGGTACACAAGGTCGCCGAGGACCTCGGCGTGCGCTACGTGCTGGAAGGCAGCGTGCGGCGCGCGGGCGACCAGGTGCGCATCAACACGCAGCTCATCGATGCCACGACCGGCGGGCACATCTGGGCGGAGCGCTACGACCGCGACCTCGAGAACATCTTCGCCGTGCAGGACGCGATCCTGGAGCAGATCGTCCAGGCCCTGGAGCTACATCTGACCGACAACGATCAAGTGCAGCCGGCTGAAACGGCCGATATGGAAGCCTACGACCTGATGCTGCGCGCGCGGAAGCTTCTGACGCGCTTCGACAGAACCGCAGCGCTCGAAGCGCGCGATCTCCTGCAGCGCGCCATCGAACTGGATCCCTCCTATGCCGAGGCACACAGCCTGCTGGGCTTCCATTTCTTCGACGAGTGGCGTGTCTGGGGACAGGGACCCAAGAACAACCTTGCCCGCGCCGAAGAGCTTGGAGCAAAGGCCGCTGAACTCGCCCCCCGGAACCCTGCGCCCCATGCACTCCTGGCGATGGTCTACCAGTGGCGCCGCGACTTCGCCGACGCCGCGACGGAGGTCGACAAAGCGCTGGCCCTGGAGCCGCGCGAGGCCATCACACTGAGCAACCTCGGTTCCGTCCTGGTCTATTCGGGGCGGGGGGAAGAGGCCGTCGCCGCGCTCACACAAGCCATCCGCCTCGACCCCTTCCACCCGCCGAACTATCTGGAATGGCTCGGCAACGCCTACTGGCTCCAGGAGAACCCGGAGCTCTGCATCGAGGTTGCCGAACGCGGCGTCGCCCTCGAACCTGACTATGTCTCGCTGCACGTGGTTCTGGCGGTCTGCTACGGTGCGCTCGGCATGACGGAAAAGGCGCGGGCGGCCGCCGACGAGATTCGGAAGATCAATCCCCACTTTACCTTGCAGGCCTATGCCGACTATGCCCCCTATACGAACGACCACGACAGAGAACGCCGCGTCGAACTGCTCCGCGCGGCAGGCGTGCCTGAATAG
- the dusA gene encoding tRNA dihydrouridine(20/20a) synthase DusA produces the protein MTGLSRKLSVAPMMDWTDRHERAFLRAISKRTLLYTEMVTTGAILHGDRDRFLAFEEAEHPVALQLGGSEPADLAASAREGAARGYDEINLNLGCPSDRVQRGRFGACLMTEPELVADCVAAMIDAVDIPVTVKTRIGVDDRDSYQDLTAFVAKIAATGCSSFTIHARKAWLSGLSPKENREVPPLRYDVVYDLKRDFPDLEIVLNGGVQSLDEAEAHLEKVDGVMIGRAAYQSPYTLAQADSRFFAEDSPPRSREEIVTDFLPYVERQLVKGVPLKSITRHMLGLFNGLPGARAWRRCLAEQAHRPGAGPEVIEEALARWRATQARQRAA, from the coding sequence ATGACCGGCCTTTCCCGCAAGCTCTCCGTCGCGCCGATGATGGACTGGACCGACCGCCACGAGCGGGCCTTCCTGCGCGCCATCTCGAAGCGCACGCTGCTCTATACGGAGATGGTGACGACGGGCGCCATCCTGCACGGCGACCGCGACCGCTTCCTCGCCTTCGAGGAGGCCGAGCATCCGGTCGCCCTACAGCTCGGCGGCTCGGAGCCGGCGGACTTGGCGGCCTCGGCACGTGAAGGCGCGGCGCGCGGCTACGACGAGATCAACCTGAACCTCGGCTGCCCCAGCGACCGGGTGCAGCGCGGCCGCTTCGGCGCCTGCCTGATGACCGAACCCGAATTGGTGGCCGACTGTGTCGCCGCCATGATCGACGCGGTCGACATCCCCGTCACGGTGAAGACGCGCATCGGCGTCGACGACCGGGACTCTTACCAGGACCTGACGGCCTTCGTGGCGAAGATCGCGGCCACCGGCTGCAGCTCCTTCACCATCCACGCCCGCAAGGCCTGGCTGAGCGGCCTCTCGCCCAAGGAGAACCGCGAGGTGCCGCCGCTGCGCTACGACGTGGTCTACGACCTGAAGCGCGACTTCCCCGATCTGGAGATCGTCCTCAACGGCGGCGTGCAGAGCCTGGACGAGGCCGAGGCGCACCTGGAGAAGGTCGACGGCGTGATGATCGGCCGCGCCGCCTACCAGTCGCCCTACACCCTGGCGCAGGCGGACAGCCGCTTCTTCGCAGAGGACTCGCCCCCGCGCAGCCGCGAGGAGATCGTCACCGACTTCCTGCCTTACGTGGAGCGCCAGCTTGTCAAAGGCGTGCCCCTGAAGTCGATCACCCGTCACATGCTGGGTCTCTTCAACGGCCTGCCCGGCGCGCGCGCTTGGCGGCGCTGCCTGGCCGAGCAGGCGCACAGGCCGGGCGCGGGCCCGGAGGTCATCGAGGAAGCCCTGGCGCGCTGGCGCGCGACGCAGGCGCGGCAGCGGGCGGCCTGA
- a CDS encoding ABC transporter permease subunit, with the protein MVINIFGGKIRVPLFCSLIIWAALWEVVGRTGASFIIPPLSAVFARIVEIVPTATFAEALWITGKAFLLGNAIAIAVGVPLGVVMGRSIIADRIFLPWVNLFLSAPLTALVPVIMVIFGLGETTIVMTVVLFAVWIIVLDARAGVRGISPSLVEMAMVFGARPWQAFGKIYIYAALPEILSGIRLGMIRAVKGVVIGQLLVSIIGFGRLFELYSSRFLMEHFWALLFVLFAFAFTLNEILAWLERKVDYYAAARH; encoded by the coding sequence ATGGTCATCAACATCTTCGGCGGCAAGATCCGCGTCCCCCTCTTCTGCTCGCTCATCATCTGGGCGGCGCTGTGGGAGGTCGTCGGCCGAACCGGGGCGAGCTTCATCATCCCGCCGCTCTCGGCCGTTTTCGCGCGCATCGTCGAGATCGTGCCCACCGCCACCTTCGCCGAAGCCCTGTGGATCACCGGCAAGGCCTTCCTGCTGGGCAACGCCATCGCCATCGCGGTGGGGGTGCCGCTGGGGGTGGTCATGGGCCGCTCGATCATCGCCGACCGCATCTTCCTGCCCTGGGTGAACCTCTTCCTCTCGGCGCCGCTCACCGCCCTGGTGCCGGTCATCATGGTGATATTCGGCCTGGGCGAGACCACCATCGTCATGACCGTGGTGCTCTTCGCCGTGTGGATCATCGTGCTGGACGCCCGCGCCGGGGTGCGCGGCATCTCCCCCTCGCTGGTGGAGATGGCCATGGTCTTCGGCGCCAGACCCTGGCAGGCCTTCGGCAAGATCTACATCTACGCCGCCCTGCCGGAGATCCTCTCGGGCATTCGCCTGGGCATGATCCGCGCCGTCAAGGGGGTGGTCATCGGGCAGCTCCTGGTTTCCATCATCGGTTTCGGACGGCTCTTCGAGCTCTATTCCTCGCGCTTCCTGATGGAGCACTTCTGGGCGCTGCTCTTCGTCCTCTTCGCTTTCGCCTTCACCCTCAACGAAATACTTGCCTGGCTGGAAAGAAAGGTCGACTACTATGCCGCCGCCCGACACTAG
- a CDS encoding FAD-binding oxidoreductase, protein MPDASVLTQSGKAHQVTEEALEELRGALRGAVLLKQEAGYDDARSIWNAMVDKHPALIVRCAGAADVRRAVKLARDHDLVVAVRGGGHNIAGNAVCEGGLMIDLSMMTSVRVDPAAKTAWVEPGATLGDLDKEAQAFGLALPVGINSTTGVAGLTLGGGFGWITRKFGMTIDNLVSVDVVLASGDMVRASETENPDLFWALRGGGGNFGIVTAFEFRLHQVGPEVLSGLVVHPLEDAVELLQAYRGIAAAAPDELTAWVVLRKAPPLPFLPEEWHGREVMVFAVCYCGDMAEGEKALADLRALGKPIADVVAPHPFTAWQSAFDPLLQPGARNYWKSHDFTELSDAAIDDLLAAIKTLPTEECEVFIAHVGGAMSRVAEDATAYPQRKSHFIMNVHTRWREAGQDAVCVGWARSLFDTMARYATGSVYVNFMPEDEADRVEAAYGSNYKRLTEVKAKYDPSNLFRMNQNIRPKG, encoded by the coding sequence ATGCCAGATGCATCCGTTTTGACGCAGAGCGGGAAAGCCCATCAAGTCACCGAAGAAGCGCTGGAGGAGTTGCGCGGGGCGCTGCGGGGCGCCGTTCTCCTGAAACAGGAAGCCGGTTACGACGACGCCCGTTCGATCTGGAACGCGATGGTCGACAAGCATCCCGCGCTCATCGTGCGCTGCGCCGGTGCCGCCGACGTGCGGCGTGCGGTGAAGCTCGCGCGCGACCACGACCTGGTCGTCGCGGTGCGCGGCGGCGGCCATAACATCGCCGGCAACGCCGTTTGCGAGGGCGGCTTGATGATCGATCTGTCGATGATGACCTCGGTGCGCGTCGATCCGGCGGCCAAGACCGCCTGGGTCGAGCCGGGCGCGACGCTGGGCGATCTGGACAAGGAAGCGCAGGCCTTCGGTCTGGCGCTTCCGGTCGGCATCAACTCCACCACCGGCGTCGCCGGTCTCACCCTCGGTGGCGGCTTCGGTTGGATCACCCGCAAGTTCGGCATGACCATAGATAATCTGGTTTCGGTCGACGTGGTCCTCGCCAGCGGCGACATGGTGCGCGCCAGCGAGACGGAAAATCCGGATCTCTTCTGGGCCCTGCGCGGCGGCGGCGGGAATTTCGGTATCGTGACCGCCTTCGAATTCCGCCTGCACCAAGTCGGCCCGGAAGTGCTCTCCGGCTTGGTGGTGCATCCGCTGGAGGACGCGGTGGAACTGTTGCAGGCCTACCGCGGCATCGCGGCCGCGGCGCCGGACGAACTGACCGCCTGGGTGGTGCTGCGCAAGGCCCCGCCGCTGCCCTTCCTGCCGGAGGAATGGCACGGGCGCGAGGTCATGGTCTTCGCCGTCTGCTACTGCGGCGACATGGCCGAGGGCGAGAAGGCGCTGGCCGATCTGCGCGCGCTCGGCAAGCCCATCGCCGACGTAGTGGCCCCGCACCCCTTCACCGCTTGGCAGTCGGCTTTCGATCCCCTGCTGCAGCCGGGGGCGCGGAACTATTGGAAGAGTCACGATTTTACCGAACTTTCCGATGCCGCCATCGACGACCTGCTGGCGGCGATCAAGACCCTGCCGACGGAGGAGTGCGAGGTCTTCATCGCCCATGTCGGCGGCGCCATGAGCCGCGTGGCGGAGGACGCGACCGCCTATCCGCAGCGCAAGTCGCACTTCATCATGAACGTGCATACGCGCTGGCGCGAAGCGGGGCAGGACGCGGTCTGCGTCGGCTGGGCGCGCAGCCTCTTCGATACCATGGCGCGTTATGCGACCGGCAGTGTCTACGTCAACTTCATGCCGGAGGACGAGGCCGACCGTGTCGAGGCGGCCTATGGCTCGAACTACAAGCGCCTGACGGAGGTCAAGGCGAAGTACGACCCCTCCAACCTGTTCCGCATGAACCAGAACATTCGGCCGAAGGGCTAG
- a CDS encoding carboxymuconolactone decarboxylase family protein — protein MLQTKAFDFHQQIPAVYQAMGGLEQVIADQGIDPVLRHLVKLRASQINGCAYCVKMHSQEARKDGETNERLDRLVVWDLVDDFTEREKAALAWTEALTVLDRGADLSAVKARLLEHFSDPEVSTLTALIAMINLWNRMGIAAH, from the coding sequence ATGTTGCAGACCAAGGCTTTCGACTTCCACCAGCAGATCCCCGCGGTCTATCAGGCCATGGGCGGTCTCGAGCAAGTCATCGCCGACCAGGGGATCGATCCTGTGCTGCGCCATCTGGTGAAGCTGCGCGCCTCGCAGATCAACGGCTGCGCCTACTGCGTGAAGATGCACAGCCAAGAGGCGCGCAAGGACGGCGAAACCAACGAACGGCTCGACCGGCTGGTCGTCTGGGACCTGGTCGACGACTTTACCGAGCGGGAGAAGGCGGCCCTGGCCTGGACCGAGGCACTGACCGTTCTGGACCGCGGCGCCGACCTGAGCGCCGTCAAGGCGCGCCTGCTGGAGCATTTCTCCGACCCGGAGGTCTCCACCCTGACGGCGCTCATCGCCATGATCAATCTGTGGAACCGCATGGGGATTGCGGCGCATTAG
- a CDS encoding ABC transporter ATP-binding protein codes for MPGPLHIQGLAVRRGAARILQDLSVSLEAGQIVGVIGPNGAGKSTLLAAVAGLLPHGGSARWAGKPLSAAMLSYMPQSTRTQSDLTALESVLLGRHERLGWRVGDADLAAAAAALASLDLEHLAERQLATLSGGQQQLVMLAQRLVRRPELLILDEATSALDLRHQLAVLEHLRAYVRQTGALVLVAIHDLNLAARHSDNLLLLRQGCLVAEGPRDVVLAAPQLRRAYGIEVEILRSADGHPIIVPLSATAA; via the coding sequence ATGCCCGGTCCGCTGCACATCCAGGGGCTTGCGGTGCGGCGCGGCGCCGCGCGCATCCTGCAGGATCTTTCGGTCAGCCTCGAAGCCGGGCAGATCGTCGGCGTGATCGGCCCCAACGGCGCCGGCAAGTCGACCCTGCTGGCCGCCGTAGCGGGCCTGCTGCCCCACGGAGGTTCGGCGCGCTGGGCCGGGAAGCCCCTGTCCGCCGCCATGCTGAGCTACATGCCGCAGTCGACCCGGACCCAGAGCGATCTTACGGCGCTGGAAAGCGTATTGCTGGGGCGGCACGAACGGCTCGGCTGGCGCGTCGGGGACGCGGATCTGGCGGCGGCCGCCGCGGCCTTGGCCTCGCTGGACCTCGAACATCTCGCGGAACGGCAGCTCGCCACGCTCTCCGGCGGCCAGCAGCAACTGGTCATGCTGGCCCAGCGCCTGGTGCGCCGTCCCGAACTGCTGATCCTCGACGAGGCGACCAGCGCCTTGGACCTGCGTCACCAGCTGGCGGTGCTGGAACATCTGCGCGCCTATGTCCGGCAGACCGGGGCACTGGTGCTGGTCGCCATTCACGACTTGAACCTGGCCGCGCGCCACAGCGACAACCTGCTGCTGCTGAGGCAGGGGTGCCTGGTCGCCGAGGGACCGCGGGATGTCGTTCTCGCCGCGCCGCAGCTTCGCCGGGCTTACGGCATCGAGGTGGAAATCCTGCGTTCCGCCGACGGCCACCCGATCATCGTGCCGCTGTCCGCGACGGCGGCCTAG
- the sigJ gene encoding RNA polymerase sigma factor SigJ, producing MIDAGDLAAFEEARPALRGLAYRILGTLAEAEDAVQDTFLKWQAAKQAEIENPRAWLTTVCTRRCLDMLKAADRARVDYVGTWLPEPVQTASTESPAELAASVTTAFLLLLDRLTPKERAAYLLREIFDRDYAEVAAALGLQEAACRKLVSRAQAALGRAETRRVAPPARQAELLDAFQLAVNSGATERLSALLADDIALTADGGGKATAASRVLRGRREVLGFVTKILGRSWPQWRQVRMEINGILGLVLMEGGAVQASITFAFDADDALADIYIMRNPEKFAGLSVDPGGLH from the coding sequence ATGATCGACGCCGGAGACCTCGCCGCTTTCGAAGAGGCCCGGCCCGCGCTGCGCGGGCTGGCCTACCGCATCCTCGGTACCCTGGCCGAGGCCGAAGACGCGGTGCAGGATACCTTCCTGAAATGGCAGGCCGCCAAGCAGGCCGAGATCGAGAATCCCAGGGCCTGGTTGACCACGGTCTGTACGCGCCGCTGCCTCGATATGCTGAAGGCCGCGGACCGCGCCCGCGTCGACTACGTGGGGACCTGGCTGCCGGAGCCGGTGCAGACGGCCAGCACGGAAAGCCCGGCCGAGCTGGCGGCCTCGGTCACCACCGCCTTTCTGTTGCTGCTCGATCGCCTGACGCCCAAGGAGCGCGCCGCATACCTGCTGCGCGAGATATTTGACCGCGACTACGCCGAGGTGGCCGCTGCCTTGGGCCTTCAGGAAGCCGCCTGCCGCAAGCTGGTGTCGCGGGCTCAGGCGGCCCTGGGCCGGGCGGAGACGCGCCGGGTCGCGCCGCCGGCACGCCAGGCGGAACTGCTCGACGCCTTCCAACTGGCCGTCAACAGCGGCGCGACGGAACGGCTCAGTGCTCTGTTGGCCGACGACATCGCCCTCACGGCCGACGGCGGCGGCAAGGCCACGGCGGCCAGCCGGGTGCTGCGCGGCCGCAGAGAGGTGCTGGGCTTCGTCACCAAGATTCTGGGACGCTCTTGGCCGCAGTGGCGGCAGGTTCGGATGGAGATCAACGGTATCCTGGGACTGGTCCTGATGGAAGGCGGCGCCGTTCAAGCCTCCATCACCTTCGCCTTTGATGCCGACGACGCGCTCGCTGACATTTATATCATGCGCAACCCGGAGAAATTCGCCGGCTTGAGCGTGGACCCAGGCGGCCTGCACTGA
- a CDS encoding ABC transporter ATP-binding protein produces MSTEPRAIVEVQDVSKVYPGGTEALNHITLDFPEGQLTTLLGPSGCGKTTLLKIIAGLLPATGGQVRVDGKVVTGPGPERAFVFQDFALMPWANVLRNVAFGLELRGVARSERESLAESYIGQVGLKGFEKAYPHELSGGMRQRVGLARALTVKAKVLLMDEPFSAVDEQTRRKFQEDLLELVARERKTFLFVTHSIEEAVYVSDRIVLLSRRPSRVSQIVEPDIPRHEDPEDIRRNPAYLDTVEEIWQGLKKYLDEGV; encoded by the coding sequence ATGTCCACGGAGCCCCGCGCCATCGTCGAGGTGCAGGACGTCTCCAAGGTCTATCCCGGCGGCACCGAGGCGCTGAACCACATCACCCTGGATTTCCCGGAGGGCCAACTGACGACGCTGCTCGGTCCCTCGGGCTGCGGCAAGACCACGCTGCTGAAGATCATCGCCGGCCTGCTCCCCGCCACCGGTGGGCAGGTGCGGGTCGACGGCAAGGTCGTCACCGGGCCGGGCCCGGAACGCGCCTTCGTGTTCCAGGACTTTGCCCTCATGCCCTGGGCCAACGTGCTGCGCAACGTCGCCTTCGGGCTGGAGCTGCGCGGCGTCGCCCGTTCCGAGCGCGAATCCCTGGCCGAGAGCTACATCGGACAGGTTGGCCTCAAGGGTTTCGAGAAGGCCTATCCGCACGAGCTCAGCGGCGGCATGCGCCAGCGCGTCGGCCTGGCCCGGGCGTTGACCGTCAAGGCCAAGGTGCTGCTGATGGACGAGCCCTTCTCGGCGGTCGACGAACAGACCCGGCGCAAGTTCCAGGAAGACCTCCTGGAGCTGGTCGCGCGCGAGCGCAAGACCTTCCTCTTCGTCACCCATTCGATCGAGGAGGCGGTCTACGTCTCCGACCGCATCGTGCTGCTGTCGCGCCGGCCGTCGCGCGTCTCGCAGATCGTCGAGCCCGATATCCCGCGCCACGAAGACCCGGAGGACATCCGCCGCAACCCGGCCTACCTCGATACCGTCGAGGAAATCTGGCAGGGCCTGAAGAAGTACCTGGACGAGGGTGTGTGA
- a CDS encoding MmcQ/YjbR family DNA-binding protein, with translation MTYEEFNAFCAALPAATHVVQWGGSDVWKVGGKVFAIGGWDGEDGQPRYTFKTSPLSYDILKEQPGLRPAPYLASRGMKWIQHYDEPGLDDAALRDYLKESHRLVSLGLTKKLQKELGLNQG, from the coding sequence ATGACCTATGAGGAATTCAACGCCTTCTGCGCCGCCCTGCCGGCCGCCACCCATGTGGTGCAGTGGGGCGGCTCCGACGTCTGGAAAGTGGGCGGCAAGGTCTTCGCCATCGGCGGCTGGGACGGCGAGGACGGCCAGCCGCGCTATACCTTCAAGACCTCGCCGCTGTCCTACGACATCCTGAAGGAGCAGCCGGGCCTGCGCCCCGCGCCCTATCTCGCCTCGCGCGGCATGAAGTGGATCCAGCACTACGACGAACCGGGCCTGGATGACGCTGCCCTGCGCGACTATCTCAAGGAATCCCACCGTCTCGTCTCCCTGGGTCTGACCAAGAAGCTGCAGAAGGAACTCGGCCTTAACCAAGGCTGA
- a CDS encoding dihydroxy-acid dehydratase — protein MAGDKKKRGLLNGLTHYGDPGFAAYLRRSFARSMGYSEEMLNRPIVGITWTASGFNNCHRGVPQLVEAAKRGVLAAGALPLEFPVTSLGEVFLNPTSLLYRNLMAMDVEEMVRAQPMDSVLLVGGCDKTLPALVMGGISAGKPAVVLATGPMSTGRYHGERLGACTDCRRFWAQYRAGGLDDQQIGEIEGNLATTQGTCAVMGTASTMAILCEALGLMLPGGAAVPAVHADRLRQAEASGLRAAQLAMEGRGGDLAFDRIIDAKAAENALRVLLAISGSTNAVVHLAAIFGRLGLALDMDLLNRLSDETPVLVDLKPTGAHYMEDLHAAGGVPAVLRALRPQLHLDVMTVTGKTLGEVLDESDPWVDTAVVRTPDNPISPQGGLVALSGSLAPKGAILKRAAATPELFEREGRAVVFTSLEDLSARIDDPDLDVTADDFLVLQNAGPLASGMPEAGYLPIPAKLARAGVKDMVRISDARMSGTAFGTIVLHVSPEAALGSPLGLVRNGDRIRLSVKERRLDLLVDEAELAARRAAFAPPPGVGAERGWRRLWRDHVLQAEDGVDLDLLRGA, from the coding sequence ATGGCCGGGGACAAGAAGAAGCGCGGGCTGCTGAACGGCCTGACCCACTACGGCGACCCCGGCTTCGCGGCCTACCTCAGACGGTCCTTCGCGCGCTCCATGGGCTATTCCGAGGAGATGCTGAACCGGCCCATCGTCGGCATCACCTGGACCGCCAGCGGCTTCAACAACTGCCACCGCGGCGTGCCGCAGCTGGTCGAGGCGGCCAAGCGCGGCGTGCTGGCGGCCGGGGCCCTGCCGCTGGAGTTCCCCGTCACCTCCCTGGGCGAGGTTTTCCTCAATCCCACCAGCCTGCTGTACCGCAACCTCATGGCCATGGACGTGGAGGAGATGGTCCGCGCCCAGCCGATGGATTCCGTGCTGCTGGTCGGCGGTTGCGACAAGACCCTGCCGGCCCTGGTGATGGGCGGGATCTCCGCCGGCAAGCCGGCCGTGGTGCTGGCGACGGGCCCCATGTCGACCGGGCGCTATCACGGCGAACGCCTGGGCGCCTGCACCGACTGCCGGCGCTTCTGGGCGCAGTACCGCGCCGGCGGGCTGGACGACCAGCAGATCGGCGAAATCGAGGGCAACCTCGCCACCACGCAGGGCACCTGCGCGGTCATGGGCACGGCCAGCACCATGGCCATCCTCTGCGAGGCCCTGGGCCTCATGCTGCCCGGCGGCGCCGCGGTGCCCGCCGTCCACGCCGACCGCCTGCGCCAGGCCGAGGCCAGCGGCCTGCGCGCCGCGCAGCTCGCCATGGAGGGCAGGGGCGGCGATCTCGCCTTCGACAGGATCATCGACGCGAAGGCCGCCGAGAACGCTCTGCGCGTGCTGCTGGCGATCAGCGGCTCGACCAACGCCGTGGTGCATCTGGCCGCCATCTTCGGGCGGCTCGGCCTGGCGCTGGACATGGACCTCTTGAACCGCCTCAGCGACGAGACGCCGGTGCTGGTCGACCTCAAACCCACCGGCGCCCATTACATGGAAGACCTGCACGCCGCCGGCGGCGTGCCGGCGGTGCTGCGTGCGCTCAGACCGCAACTGCACCTGGACGTGATGACGGTGACGGGCAAGACCCTGGGCGAAGTGCTGGACGAGAGCGATCCCTGGGTCGACACTGCAGTGGTGCGAACCCCCGACAACCCCATCTCGCCCCAGGGCGGGTTGGTGGCCCTCAGCGGCAGCCTCGCCCCCAAGGGCGCGATCCTGAAGCGGGCCGCGGCGACGCCGGAGCTCTTCGAGCGCGAGGGCCGCGCCGTGGTCTTCACCTCCCTGGAGGATCTCTCCGCGCGCATCGACGACCCGGACCTGGACGTCACCGCCGACGACTTCCTGGTGCTGCAGAACGCCGGGCCGCTGGCCAGTGGCATGCCGGAGGCCGGCTACCTGCCGATCCCGGCTAAGCTCGCGCGCGCCGGCGTGAAGGACATGGTGCGCATCTCCGACGCCCGCATGAGCGGCACCGCCTTCGGCACCATCGTCCTGCACGTCTCGCCGGAGGCGGCGCTGGGCAGCCCCCTGGGCTTGGTCAGGAACGGCGACCGCATCCGCCTTTCGGTGAAGGAGCGGCGCCTCGACCTGCTGGTGGACGAAGCCGAACTGGCCGCACGCCGCGCCGCCTTCGCCCCGCCCCCCGGGGTCGGCGCCGAGCGCGGCTGGCGCCGCCTGTGGCGCGACCACGTCCTACAGGCCGAAGACGGCGTCGATCTGGATCTGCTGCGCGGCGCCTGA